From the genome of Methylocystis bryophila, one region includes:
- a CDS encoding outer membrane protein, translating to MKKHSAVAGLALALVAGSAFAADLPSRKAPIIELPPPVFTWTGLYGGINIGYGFGNGDQDPGALFYAPYTHIVYPGIPITTLPMGTAWSIPNNLNGVLGGGQVGFNYQFNPWLVVGLEADIQATDIHSQGNGIGGAIDGLGPHTSYATQNKSVDWFGTVRGRVGVTFPSMPNLLVYGTGGLAYGNVVHSVNVSDFFSAVPSTSPITGAPPFSLAVMGAGTNYDQTKIGWTAGGGVEYFPFVAHPLLKTFSVKLEYLYTDLGSTTLYGSSLGSIPTGGPAFFYQQTSHTRWNTVRVGVNWHFNPFAAAPVLAKY from the coding sequence ATGAAGAAGCATTCTGCCGTCGCTGGCCTCGCTCTGGCGCTTGTCGCCGGATCGGCATTCGCGGCCGATCTTCCCAGCCGCAAGGCGCCGATCATCGAGCTGCCGCCGCCGGTGTTCACCTGGACGGGCCTCTATGGCGGTATCAACATCGGCTATGGCTTCGGCAATGGCGATCAGGACCCGGGCGCGTTGTTCTATGCGCCTTACACTCACATCGTTTATCCAGGCATCCCAATAACGACCCTTCCGATGGGCACGGCTTGGTCGATCCCCAACAATCTGAACGGCGTGCTCGGCGGCGGTCAAGTCGGCTTCAACTATCAGTTCAACCCCTGGCTCGTGGTCGGCCTCGAGGCGGACATCCAGGCGACCGACATCCACAGCCAAGGGAACGGCATTGGCGGAGCGATTGACGGCCTCGGCCCGCACACATCCTACGCCACGCAGAACAAGAGCGTCGACTGGTTCGGCACGGTGCGCGGCCGCGTCGGCGTGACCTTCCCGAGCATGCCGAACCTGTTGGTCTACGGCACGGGCGGCCTCGCCTATGGCAACGTGGTCCACAGCGTCAACGTCTCGGACTTCTTCAGCGCGGTTCCTTCCACCAGCCCCATAACTGGCGCCCCCCCCTTCTCCCTCGCAGTCATGGGCGCTGGGACCAATTACGATCAGACGAAGATCGGCTGGACGGCCGGCGGCGGCGTGGAATATTTCCCCTTCGTCGCTCACCCGCTGCTCAAAACCTTCTCGGTCAAGCTCGAATACCTCTACACGGATCTCGGCTCGACCACGCTCTATGGATCGTCGCTCGGCTCCATTCCAACTGGTGGACCGGCCTTCTTCTACCAGCAGACCTCCCACACCCGCTGGAACACGGTGCGCGTCGGCGTGAACTGGCACTTCAATCCCTTCGCGGCCGCTCCGGTGTTGGCGAAATACTGA
- a CDS encoding UDP-2,3-diacylglucosamine diphosphatase encodes MTEEIPSNRYRTLFLSDLHLGTRGLQAELLLDFLRHNDADTIYLVGDIVDGWRLKGGWYWPQSHNDVVQKLLRKARKGTKVIYTPGNHDEFARDYTELTFGGVEVVREAEHVTADGKRLLIIHGDQFDIVVRHAKWLAFLGDWAYEMAIELNTHFNRLRHSFGWGYWSFSAWAKLKVKDAVNFIGDFEQTLAAEAHRRSFDGVVCGHIHHAAIKTIEDVLYINTGDFVESCTAIAEHDDGRLEILHWRATAEEREAAATAAAGTAERLPQRQAAA; translated from the coding sequence ATGACGGAAGAAATCCCGAGCAATCGCTATCGCACGCTGTTTCTCTCGGATCTGCACTTGGGGACGCGCGGACTTCAGGCCGAGCTGCTTCTGGACTTTCTGCGCCATAACGACGCCGACACGATTTACCTCGTGGGCGACATCGTCGACGGATGGCGGTTGAAGGGCGGATGGTATTGGCCGCAATCGCACAACGACGTGGTTCAGAAGCTTTTGCGCAAAGCGCGCAAGGGGACGAAAGTCATCTACACGCCCGGCAATCACGATGAGTTCGCCCGCGACTACACGGAGCTGACCTTCGGCGGCGTGGAAGTCGTGCGAGAAGCCGAGCACGTCACCGCCGACGGCAAGCGGTTGCTGATCATCCACGGCGATCAATTCGACATCGTCGTGCGCCACGCGAAATGGTTGGCCTTCCTCGGGGACTGGGCCTATGAGATGGCCATTGAGCTGAACACCCATTTCAATCGCTTGCGACACAGCTTTGGATGGGGCTACTGGTCCTTCTCCGCCTGGGCGAAGCTCAAGGTGAAGGATGCGGTCAATTTCATTGGCGACTTCGAGCAAACCCTAGCGGCCGAGGCGCACCGTCGCTCCTTCGACGGGGTGGTGTGCGGTCACATTCACCACGCCGCAATCAAGACCATCGAAGACGTGCTCTATATCAACACCGGCGATTTCGTTGAGAGCTGCACGGCGATCGCAGAGCATGACGATGGACGTTTGGAGATTCTTCACTGGCGCGCTACGGCGGAGGAACGCGAGGCCGCGGCGACCGCGGCTGCAGGAACCGCGGAACGTTTGCCGCAGCGTCAGGCCGCAGCCTGA
- a CDS encoding glucan biosynthesis protein, protein MSTITRRKLLATLATVAAPEFTPRLALAQGPPALPSTETPKGPRFAYQEVVERARRLADQPFQETTTWRLPRVFDKLDYDAWREIRFKPEQAMLASGGGPFRLETFHLGFLYRRPVTINLIRDGIAAPIPYSTALFDYGRVKPDESLPVNFGFAGFRLHYPLNDPHVNDEVISFLGASYFRFLGREQKYGLSARALCVEAGTDSESFPFFREFWIETPEIRAGRATIYGLVDDKAATAAFRFDLAPGQDSELEVQATLFPRRAGVKFGLAPLTSMFLAGENDHRISPGFRAELHDSDGLLMETGASEWLWRPLANPSFARTTSFLDNEVKGFGLMQRDRTFESYQDLDLSYEARPSYFVEPSASWGPGRVELIELATADETNDNIVASWTPAAAPAPLLPYVYAYKITACLDEPRFSPNGRVVNTFTAPAKALGSSEAAAVNSKRFLVDFAGGDLGYYVADPSEVEVVATTTNGQILRKAIAANAHIEGLRAMFDVSVKSGETADLRLYLRAGNRALTETWTFPWTSP, encoded by the coding sequence ATGTCGACGATCACTCGCCGCAAACTGCTCGCGACGCTCGCCACCGTAGCGGCGCCCGAGTTTACACCGAGATTAGCTTTGGCGCAGGGCCCGCCAGCCCTTCCCAGCACGGAAACGCCGAAGGGGCCGCGCTTCGCCTATCAGGAGGTCGTCGAGCGCGCGAGGCGGCTCGCCGATCAGCCTTTTCAGGAGACGACGACATGGCGTCTGCCGCGGGTCTTCGACAAGCTCGATTACGACGCCTGGCGCGAGATCCGCTTCAAGCCGGAGCAGGCCATGCTCGCCTCGGGCGGCGGTCCCTTTCGCCTCGAGACCTTCCATCTCGGATTTCTCTACCGGCGACCGGTCACGATCAATCTCATTCGCGACGGGATCGCCGCGCCGATCCCCTATTCGACCGCGCTCTTCGATTACGGTCGCGTCAAGCCGGACGAGTCGCTGCCGGTCAACTTCGGCTTCGCGGGTTTCCGACTGCATTATCCGTTGAACGATCCGCATGTGAACGACGAGGTGATCTCCTTCCTCGGCGCGAGCTATTTTCGCTTTCTGGGGCGCGAGCAGAAATACGGGCTTTCCGCGCGGGCGCTCTGCGTCGAGGCGGGAACGGACAGCGAGAGTTTTCCCTTCTTCCGCGAATTCTGGATCGAAACTCCAGAAATCAGAGCCGGACGCGCGACCATTTACGGACTCGTCGACGACAAGGCTGCGACCGCGGCCTTCCGTTTCGATCTGGCTCCGGGTCAAGACAGCGAGCTCGAGGTGCAGGCGACTCTGTTTCCGCGGCGAGCCGGCGTTAAGTTCGGCCTTGCGCCGCTGACCTCCATGTTTCTCGCCGGCGAGAACGATCATCGCATCAGCCCGGGCTTTCGCGCCGAGTTGCATGATTCCGACGGCCTTCTGATGGAGACCGGCGCGAGCGAATGGCTCTGGCGTCCGCTCGCCAACCCGAGCTTTGCCCGCACGACCTCATTCCTCGACAATGAGGTGAAGGGCTTCGGGCTCATGCAGCGCGACCGCACCTTCGAATCCTACCAGGACCTCGACCTCAGCTACGAGGCGCGGCCGAGCTATTTCGTTGAGCCTTCAGCTTCCTGGGGGCCAGGACGGGTCGAGCTCATCGAGCTTGCGACCGCGGACGAGACGAACGACAACATCGTCGCGAGCTGGACGCCCGCGGCGGCGCCCGCACCGCTCCTGCCCTACGTCTACGCTTATAAGATCACGGCCTGTCTCGACGAGCCGCGATTTTCGCCCAATGGCCGCGTCGTGAACACTTTCACGGCCCCCGCGAAAGCCCTGGGCTCCTCAGAGGCCGCCGCCGTCAATTCAAAGCGCTTTCTCGTCGATTTCGCGGGGGGAGATCTCGGCTATTACGTCGCCGATCCAAGCGAGGTCGAGGTCGTGGCGACCACCACGAATGGGCAGATCCTCCGCAAGGCCATCGCCGCGAACGCGCACATCGAGGGGCTGCGCGCGATGTTCGACGTCTCGGTGAAATCCGGCGAGACCGCGGATTTGAGACTCTATCTGCGGGCCGGCAATCGCGCCTTGACGGAAACCTGGACTTTTCCGTGGACCTCGCCGTAG
- a CDS encoding outer membrane protein: MKKRSAVAGLALALVAGSAFAADLPSRKAPLIEPPPPVFAWTGLYGGVNIGYGFGNGDRDPGVLAYYAVGNAIALPNGTAWRISNDLNGVLGGGQVGYNYQFNPWLVVGLEADIQATDIHSQGNGVGAGSYALGVHTSYATQNKSVDWFGTVRGRVGVTFPSMPNILVYGTGGLAYGGVVSSFNISDYYPTIAAGGSGGVLGAGTNYDQTKVGWTAGGGVEWFPLISNPLFKAFSVKLEYLYTDLGSTTLYGSSIGSIPTGGPAFAYQQTSHTRWNTVRVGVNWHFNPFAAAPVLAKY, encoded by the coding sequence ATGAAGAAGCGTTCTGCCGTCGCCGGCCTCGCGCTGGCTCTTGTCGCCGGATCGGCCTTCGCGGCCGATCTTCCCAGCCGCAAGGCGCCGCTCATCGAGCCGCCGCCGCCGGTGTTCGCCTGGACGGGCCTCTATGGCGGCGTCAACATCGGCTATGGCTTCGGCAATGGCGACCGTGACCCCGGCGTGCTGGCCTACTACGCAGTCGGAAACGCGATTGCTCTGCCGAACGGAACCGCGTGGCGCATTTCCAATGATCTTAACGGCGTGCTCGGCGGCGGGCAGGTCGGCTACAACTATCAGTTCAATCCGTGGCTCGTGGTCGGCCTCGAGGCGGATATCCAGGCGACCGACATTCACAGCCAAGGGAACGGCGTTGGCGCGGGGAGCTACGCCCTCGGCGTGCATACATCCTACGCGACGCAGAACAAGAGCGTCGACTGGTTCGGCACGGTGCGCGGACGCGTCGGCGTGACTTTCCCGAGCATGCCGAACATCTTGGTCTATGGCACGGGCGGTCTAGCCTACGGTGGCGTGGTCAGCAGCTTCAACATCTCGGACTACTACCCGACAATCGCTGCCGGCGGCTCCGGCGGCGTCCTGGGCGCGGGCACGAACTACGATCAGACGAAGGTCGGCTGGACGGCGGGCGGCGGGGTCGAGTGGTTCCCGCTCATCTCGAACCCGCTCTTCAAGGCCTTCTCGGTGAAGCTCGAGTATCTCTACACGGATCTCGGCTCGACCACGCTTTATGGATCGTCGATCGGCTCCATTCCAACCGGTGGGCCGGCCTTCGCCTACCAGCAGACCTCCCATACTCGCTGGAACACGGTGCGCGTCGGCGTGAACTGGCACTTCAATCCCTTCGCGGCCGCTCCGGTGCTCGCGAAATATTGA
- a CDS encoding DUF2076 domain-containing protein produces the protein MSPEEAKLLAGLFDRVKANSNAPRDKEAENFIAEQVKAQPEAPYLLAQTVIVQDFALRSANEKIQQLENRVRELESQSKPSGGFLGGLFGGAGAPQPPQRPAPPPQGYAPPQGGPWGAPPPQQGYGQPGYAPPGGFGQAPGAAPAPGGGFLKGALGTAAGVAGGVLLADGIRNLFHGGGMGGLGMDAGFHPGGLNETTIVNNYYDDSSGGDNHSGDASYGPDDDTSGAQDADWDSGDYDDGGGDGGFDA, from the coding sequence ATGTCCCCCGAAGAAGCCAAGCTGCTCGCCGGCCTGTTCGATCGCGTCAAGGCCAACTCGAATGCGCCGCGCGACAAGGAGGCCGAGAATTTCATCGCCGAGCAAGTGAAGGCGCAGCCCGAGGCCCCTTATCTGCTCGCGCAGACAGTGATTGTGCAGGATTTCGCGCTGCGGTCGGCGAATGAAAAGATCCAGCAGCTCGAAAACCGCGTCCGAGAGCTCGAATCGCAGTCGAAGCCGTCGGGCGGCTTCCTTGGAGGCCTGTTCGGCGGAGCCGGCGCTCCGCAGCCCCCGCAGCGCCCCGCCCCGCCGCCGCAAGGCTACGCTCCGCCGCAGGGCGGACCCTGGGGCGCGCCGCCTCCGCAACAAGGCTATGGTCAACCGGGCTATGCCCCTCCTGGCGGCTTCGGACAAGCGCCCGGCGCCGCTCCGGCGCCCGGCGGCGGGTTTCTGAAGGGCGCGCTCGGAACGGCGGCGGGCGTCGCGGGCGGCGTGCTGCTTGCCGACGGCATCCGCAACCTCTTCCACGGCGGCGGGATGGGCGGCTTAGGCATGGACGCGGGCTTCCACCCTGGGGGGCTGAACGAAACGACCATCGTCAACAATTATTACGACGACTCATCGGGCGGCGATAATCACTCGGGCGACGCCTCATATGGGCCCGACGACGATACCTCCGGGGCGCAGGACGCCGATTGGGATTCGGGCGACTATGACGATGGCGGCGGCGACGGCGGCTTCGACGCGTAA
- a CDS encoding replication-associated recombination protein A encodes MSDLFKAAGLEDKAPRPLADRMRPQRLSEVVGQDHLLGADGALTRLLRGGALGSMIFWGPPGSGKTTVARLLAGETTLAFVQASAIFSGVAELKKIFDAARARRATGQGTLLFIDEIHRFNRAQQDSFLPVVEDGSITLIGATTENPSFELNAALLSRARVLTFRALDAAAIEQLLERAEQVEGKPLPLDADARAALAAMADGDGRAALTLAEEVWRAAKPGEVFERAALAEIVQRRAPIYDKAQEGHYNLISALHKCVRGSDPDAALYYLARMLDAGEDPLFLARRIVRMAVEDIGLADPQALVVANAAKDAYDFLGSPEGELALAEAVIYVATAPKSNAAYVAMKRAERLAREKGSLAPPKIILNAPTKLMREEGYGAGYEYDHDAPDAFSGQNYWPESLAPQKLYEPVERGFEREIGKRLDYWERLRKDRSQS; translated from the coding sequence ATGAGCGACCTTTTCAAAGCGGCGGGTCTCGAGGACAAGGCCCCGCGCCCGCTCGCTGACCGGATGCGACCCCAGCGGCTCTCGGAAGTGGTCGGCCAGGACCATCTTCTCGGCGCCGATGGCGCGTTGACCAGGCTCCTGCGCGGCGGCGCCCTCGGCTCGATGATCTTCTGGGGGCCTCCCGGCTCCGGCAAGACGACGGTCGCTCGGCTGCTCGCCGGGGAGACGACGCTCGCCTTCGTGCAGGCTTCGGCGATTTTCTCGGGCGTCGCGGAGCTCAAGAAGATCTTCGACGCCGCGCGCGCGCGCCGGGCGACGGGTCAGGGCACGCTGCTCTTTATCGATGAGATTCATCGCTTCAATCGCGCTCAGCAGGACAGCTTTCTGCCTGTCGTCGAGGACGGCTCGATCACCTTGATCGGCGCCACGACGGAGAACCCCTCCTTCGAGCTGAACGCCGCCCTGCTGTCTCGCGCCCGCGTCTTGACCTTTCGCGCGCTCGACGCGGCCGCGATCGAGCAGCTGCTCGAGAGAGCCGAGCAGGTCGAGGGCAAGCCTCTTCCGCTCGACGCCGACGCGCGCGCGGCGCTCGCCGCTATGGCGGATGGGGATGGGCGCGCGGCGCTGACGCTTGCTGAAGAAGTCTGGCGCGCCGCAAAGCCTGGCGAGGTTTTCGAACGCGCAGCGCTCGCCGAGATCGTGCAGCGCCGCGCGCCGATCTACGACAAGGCGCAAGAAGGGCACTACAATCTGATCAGCGCGCTGCACAAATGCGTGCGCGGCTCTGATCCCGATGCGGCCCTTTATTATCTCGCGCGCATGCTCGACGCGGGCGAGGATCCGCTGTTTCTCGCAAGGCGAATCGTGCGCATGGCGGTGGAGGACATCGGCCTCGCGGACCCGCAGGCGCTGGTCGTCGCCAACGCCGCGAAGGACGCCTATGATTTTCTCGGCAGCCCGGAGGGCGAGCTCGCGCTGGCTGAAGCCGTGATCTATGTGGCGACGGCGCCGAAATCCAACGCCGCCTATGTCGCGATGAAGCGCGCCGAGAGGCTTGCGCGCGAGAAGGGATCGCTCGCGCCGCCGAAGATCATCCTGAACGCGCCGACGAAGCTCATGCGCGAGGAAGGCTATGGCGCGGGCTATGAATATGATCACGACGCGCCCGACGCCTTCTCCGGGCAGAATTACTGGCCCGAATCACTCGCGCCGCAAAAGCTCTACGAACCCGTCGAGCGCGGCTTCGAACGCGAGATCGGCAAGCGGCTCGATTATTGGGAAAGACTGCGCAAAGATCGCAGCCAATCCTAA
- a CDS encoding outer membrane protein: MKKHSALAGLALALVAGSAFAADLPSRKAPIIVEPPPPVFTWTGLYGGINIGYGFGNGDRDPGSLFYSPYKYAIDGVPFSVNPAGSAWSIGNDLNGVLGGGQVGYNYQFNPWLVVGVEADIQATDIHSQGNGIGGAVDGLGPHTSYATQNKSVDWFGTVRGRVGVTFPSIPNLLVYGTGGLAYGGVVHSFNVSDVYSSFLGGGSLAVLGAGTNYDQTKVGWTAGGGVEWFPLISNPLFKAFSVKLEYLYTDLGSTTLYGSSIGSIPTGGPAFFYQQTSHTRWNTVRVGVNWHFNPFAAAPVLAKY, from the coding sequence ATGAAAAAGCATTCTGCTCTCGCTGGCCTCGCGCTGGCGCTCGTCGCCGGATCGGCTTTCGCAGCCGATCTTCCCAGCCGCAAGGCGCCGATCATCGTCGAGCCGCCGCCGCCGGTGTTCACCTGGACGGGGCTCTATGGCGGTATCAACATCGGCTATGGCTTCGGCAATGGCGATCGGGATCCGGGCAGCTTGTTTTACTCGCCTTACAAGTATGCCATTGATGGTGTGCCGTTCTCGGTTAACCCGGCGGGTTCGGCTTGGTCGATCGGCAACGATCTCAACGGCGTGCTCGGCGGCGGCCAGGTTGGCTACAACTATCAGTTTAACCCCTGGCTCGTCGTCGGCGTTGAGGCGGACATCCAGGCGACCGACATCCACAGCCAGGGGAACGGCATTGGTGGAGCGGTCGACGGCCTGGGCCCCCACACTTCCTACGCCACGCAGAACAAGAGCGTGGATTGGTTCGGCACGGTGCGCGGACGCGTCGGCGTGACCTTCCCGAGCATCCCGAATCTGTTGGTCTATGGCACGGGCGGTCTCGCTTATGGCGGCGTGGTGCACAGCTTCAACGTGTCGGATGTTTATTCTTCGTTCCTGGGCGGCGGCTCCCTCGCCGTTCTGGGCGCGGGCACGAACTACGATCAGACGAAGGTGGGCTGGACCGCCGGCGGCGGCGTGGAGTGGTTCCCGCTCATCTCGAACCCGCTCTTCAAGGCCTTCTCGGTGAAGCTCGAATACCTCTACACCGATCTCGGCTCGACCACGCTTTATGGATCGTCGATCGGCAGCATCCCGACCGGCGGACCGGCCTTCTTCTACCAGCAGACCTCGCACACCCGCTGGAACACGGTGCGCGTCGGCGTCAACTGGCACTTCAATCCCTTCGCGGCTGCTCCGGTGCTCGCGAAATATTGA
- the acs gene encoding acetate--CoA ligase, whose amino-acid sequence MHKKIYEIPEDWADHALVSAERYQRLYDFSFRDPEGFWSEQGRRISWIAPYTIVKDTRFDPHKVSIKWFEDGTTNAAMNCIDRHLLTRGDQVAIIWEGDDPSQSRRITYRELYEEVSRFANVLKKHGVRRGDRVTIYLPMIPEAAFAMLACARIGAIHSVVFGGFSPEALAGRIEDARSEVVITADEGVRGGKRIPLKENVDKALTRVSAKTVFVVTRTGGEIGMEKGRDFRYEEERESVSAHCPYAEMGAEDPLFILYTSGSTGKPKGVLHTTGGYLVQASITHELVFDYRDGDVYWCTADVGWVTGHSYIVYGPLSNGATTLMFEGVPNYPTVSRFWEVVDKHAVNTLYTAPTAIRALMAAGEEPVKRTSRKTLRLLGSVGEPINPEAWEWYHRVVGEGRLPIVDTWWQTETGGVLISPLPGAIALKPGSATKPFFGVVPEIVGPTGEVLHGACEGNLVIADSWPGQARTLWGDHERFAQTYFHAYPGKYFTGDGARRDEDGYYWITGRVDDVINVSGHRLGTAEIESALVAHELVSEAAVVGYPHDLKGQGIYAYVTLMQGVEPHDALRKELVSWVRREIGPIASPDAVQFAPGLPKTRSGKIMRRILRKIAEGEFGTLGDTSTLADPAVVGDLIKHRAEV is encoded by the coding sequence ATGCACAAGAAAATCTACGAAATCCCCGAGGACTGGGCGGACCATGCGCTCGTCAGCGCCGAACGCTACCAGAGGCTCTATGATTTTTCTTTCAGGGATCCCGAGGGTTTTTGGAGCGAGCAAGGCCGCCGCATCTCCTGGATCGCGCCTTACACGATCGTCAAGGACACGCGCTTCGATCCCCACAAGGTTTCGATCAAATGGTTTGAGGACGGCACCACCAACGCCGCGATGAATTGCATCGACCGGCATCTCCTCACGCGCGGCGATCAGGTCGCGATTATTTGGGAGGGCGATGATCCGTCGCAATCACGGCGCATCACTTATCGCGAACTGTATGAGGAAGTCAGCCGCTTCGCGAATGTGCTCAAGAAGCACGGCGTGCGTCGCGGCGATCGCGTGACGATTTATCTGCCGATGATCCCCGAGGCGGCCTTCGCAATGCTCGCTTGCGCACGGATCGGCGCGATCCATTCGGTCGTCTTCGGCGGCTTCTCGCCCGAAGCGCTGGCGGGGCGCATCGAGGATGCGCGATCGGAGGTCGTCATCACAGCGGACGAGGGCGTGCGTGGCGGAAAGCGCATTCCCCTCAAGGAGAATGTCGATAAAGCCCTGACCCGGGTCTCAGCGAAAACCGTGTTCGTCGTAACGCGCACCGGCGGCGAGATCGGCATGGAGAAGGGCCGTGATTTTCGCTATGAGGAGGAGCGTGAGAGCGTCTCCGCTCATTGCCCTTACGCCGAAATGGGGGCCGAGGACCCCCTCTTCATCCTGTATACGTCGGGCTCCACGGGCAAGCCCAAGGGCGTCTTGCACACAACGGGCGGCTATCTCGTTCAAGCGTCGATCACCCATGAGCTCGTCTTCGACTATCGCGACGGCGACGTCTATTGGTGCACGGCGGACGTGGGCTGGGTGACGGGCCACAGCTACATCGTCTATGGCCCCCTTTCGAATGGCGCGACGACGTTGATGTTCGAAGGCGTGCCGAACTATCCGACGGTCTCGCGCTTTTGGGAGGTCGTCGACAAGCATGCGGTGAACACTTTGTACACCGCGCCGACGGCGATCCGCGCCTTGATGGCTGCGGGCGAAGAACCAGTGAAGAGGACGAGCCGCAAGACGCTGCGGCTCCTCGGCTCGGTCGGCGAGCCGATCAATCCCGAAGCCTGGGAGTGGTATCACCGGGTCGTCGGCGAAGGCCGACTTCCGATCGTGGACACTTGGTGGCAGACGGAAACCGGCGGCGTCCTGATCTCGCCGCTGCCCGGCGCGATCGCGCTGAAGCCCGGCTCGGCGACGAAGCCCTTCTTCGGGGTCGTTCCCGAGATCGTCGGCCCCACGGGCGAGGTTCTGCACGGCGCCTGCGAAGGCAATTTGGTGATCGCGGACTCTTGGCCCGGACAGGCGCGCACGCTTTGGGGAGATCATGAGCGCTTCGCTCAGACCTATTTCCATGCCTATCCCGGAAAATATTTCACCGGCGACGGCGCGCGCCGCGACGAGGACGGATATTATTGGATCACCGGCCGCGTCGACGACGTCATCAACGTCTCCGGACATCGGCTGGGAACGGCCGAGATCGAAAGCGCGCTGGTCGCTCATGAGCTGGTTTCCGAAGCCGCGGTCGTCGGCTATCCTCATGATCTGAAAGGCCAGGGCATCTACGCCTATGTCACGCTGATGCAGGGCGTCGAGCCGCATGACGCGCTACGCAAGGAGCTCGTCTCCTGGGTGCGGCGTGAGATCGGTCCGATCGCTTCCCCCGACGCCGTTCAATTCGCGCCCGGCTTGCCGAAGACGCGCTCCGGCAAGATCATGCGGCGGATCCTGCGCAAAATCGCCGAGGGGGAGTTCGGAACGCTCGGGGACACCTCGACGCTCGCGGATCCGGCGGTGGTCGGCGACCTGATCAAGCACCGGGCGGAAGTCTGA
- the lepB gene encoding signal peptidase I — translation MKASISPWRSLWLSPGDTIARVVAENPRRNVLALAAVSGAVEALCLLDGELLGAPLASLPQASNVPVLVLVTVAGALGGVVNLYLSGFLINLAARLFDGEGSPLTTRAALAWSSPPSALGGALALLFRALGAWGIGAGDTFSVLASAAPLTFELWGWVAAVAMVARVQRFSWPNALVALSLVEIVAAVVLALTVRTFLFQPFNAPSRSMEPTLLVGDYFFVNKFAYGYSRFSLPLAAPIISGRLFAAEPKRGDVVVFALPRDPQTAYVKRIIGLPGDRVQLIAGRLYINGEIVPRRAVSGASEDGAVPTYEETLPGGVVHSIAEEFGDAAFLDNTEVFEVPPGSYFVLGDNRDNSMDSRVSPEKKGIGYVPFENLIGRVAWVFFSLQPAEDGKRRSVRGERAGRLVR, via the coding sequence GTGAAAGCATCGATCTCGCCCTGGCGCTCGTTATGGCTTTCGCCCGGCGACACGATTGCGCGCGTCGTCGCCGAAAATCCGCGCCGCAACGTCCTGGCGCTCGCGGCCGTCAGCGGCGCCGTGGAGGCGCTTTGTCTTCTCGACGGAGAGCTGCTTGGCGCGCCCCTGGCTTCCCTCCCGCAGGCCTCCAACGTCCCGGTCCTTGTCCTGGTTACGGTCGCGGGCGCGCTCGGCGGCGTCGTCAACCTCTATCTCTCGGGCTTTCTCATCAACCTAGCCGCGCGTCTCTTTGACGGCGAGGGATCGCCTCTGACGACGCGCGCGGCGCTCGCCTGGAGTTCGCCGCCTTCCGCGCTGGGCGGCGCGCTCGCCCTCCTTTTCAGGGCCTTGGGAGCCTGGGGGATCGGCGCCGGCGACACTTTTTCCGTCCTCGCCTCAGCCGCGCCTTTGACCTTCGAGCTCTGGGGATGGGTCGCGGCTGTCGCGATGGTCGCGCGGGTGCAGCGCTTCTCCTGGCCGAACGCGCTGGTGGCGCTTTCTCTCGTCGAAATCGTTGCGGCGGTTGTGCTCGCCCTGACAGTGCGGACCTTTCTCTTTCAGCCTTTCAACGCGCCGAGCCGATCGATGGAGCCGACGCTGCTCGTCGGCGACTATTTCTTCGTGAACAAATTCGCTTACGGCTATAGCCGCTTTTCCTTGCCACTCGCGGCGCCGATCATTTCGGGCAGATTATTCGCAGCCGAGCCCAAGCGCGGCGACGTGGTGGTCTTCGCCCTGCCGAGAGACCCGCAGACAGCCTATGTCAAGCGCATCATCGGCCTGCCGGGCGACCGGGTTCAGCTCATCGCCGGACGGCTCTACATCAATGGCGAGATCGTTCCGCGGCGGGCCGTTTCGGGCGCGAGCGAAGACGGCGCCGTCCCGACCTATGAGGAGACGCTGCCCGGCGGCGTCGTTCATTCCATCGCCGAGGAGTTCGGCGATGCAGCCTTCCTGGACAACACCGAGGTTTTCGAGGTCCCGCCCGGCTCCTATTTCGTCCTCGGCGACAACCGGGACAATTCGATGGACTCGCGCGTGAGCCCGGAAAAAAAGGGGATCGGCTATGTGCCTTTCGAGAATCTCATCGGCCGGGTCGCCTGGGTCTTCTTCTCGCTTCAACCCGCAGAAGACGGAAAGCGAAGAAGCGTCCGCGGCGAGAGAGCAGGGCGCCTCGTGCGCTGA